One window from the genome of Sphingomonas lacunae encodes:
- a CDS encoding cbb3-type cytochrome c oxidase subunit 3, giving the protein MSDHSTYDALRHFADSWGLLAMGLSFLVLIAWPFRPGAGDTHRDIATKIFDEDEANG; this is encoded by the coding sequence GTGAGTGATCATTCCACCTATGACGCGCTGCGTCACTTTGCCGACAGCTGGGGCCTTCTGGCGATGGGGCTCAGCTTCCTCGTCCTGATTGCCTGGCCATTCCGTCCCGGCGCCGGGGACACGCATCGCGATATCGCGACCAAGATTTTCGATGAGGACGAAGCCAATGGCTAA
- the ccoO gene encoding cytochrome-c oxidase, cbb3-type subunit II, whose protein sequence is MSLAEKHKKIERNVTLLGALAFAVVTVGGIVEIAPLFWMENTIEKVEGMRPYTPLELAGRNIYIREGCYNCHSQMVRPFRDEVERYGHYSLAAESMYDHPFQWGSKRTGPDLARVGNRYSDEWHVQHLTDPRSVVRESNMPTYAFMKDRPLEAGDIAADIATNTAVGVPYTQAAIDAAADDLRAQADPNADSSGLKARYPGVQVRDFDGNPDQVSEMDALIAYLQMLGTLVDMDSVRAQEVER, encoded by the coding sequence ATGTCCCTTGCAGAGAAACACAAGAAGATCGAACGCAACGTCACTCTCTTGGGTGCCCTTGCCTTCGCCGTGGTCACCGTCGGCGGCATTGTCGAGATCGCACCCCTGTTCTGGATGGAAAATACCATCGAGAAGGTGGAGGGTATGCGGCCCTACACGCCGCTGGAGCTGGCCGGTCGCAACATCTACATCCGCGAAGGCTGCTATAACTGCCACAGCCAGATGGTCCGTCCCTTCCGTGACGAGGTCGAACGCTATGGCCATTACAGCCTGGCGGCTGAGTCGATGTACGACCATCCCTTCCAATGGGGGTCAAAGCGGACGGGGCCAGACCTCGCCCGCGTCGGCAACCGCTATTCGGATGAATGGCACGTCCAGCACCTGACCGATCCCCGGTCGGTTGTGCGTGAATCCAACATGCCGACCTATGCGTTCATGAAGGATCGACCGCTGGAAGCGGGTGACATTGCCGCCGACATCGCCACCAACACCGCTGTCGGGGTCCCCTACACCCAGGCAGCGATTGATGCGGCCGCCGATGATCTCAGGGCCCAGGCGGACCCCAACGCCGACTCCAGCGGCCTCAAGGCCCGCTACCCCGGTGTCCAGGTCCGCGATTTTGACGGCAACCCGGATCAGGTCAGCGAAATGGACGCACTGATCGCCTATCTGCAGATGCTGGGCACTCTGGTCGATATGGACAGCGTGCGGGCTCAGGAGGTGGAACGGTGA
- the ccoG gene encoding cytochrome c oxidase accessory protein CcoG yields MNDIRDITDSPLGQYQKRKGVFPKAVDGHFRRLKWAIMLITLGVYYITPWLRWDRGPYAPDQAVLVDLAHRRFFMFGIEIWPHEFYYVAGLLIMAGIGLFLLTSAVGRAWCGYACPQTVWTDLFQHVERWIDGDRNAQIRLNNAPWGPAKLARRLTKWGVWLAIAVATGGAWIFYFADAPTLAADLFSGTAPYVAYFTIFILTMTTFIFGGFMREQVCIYMCPWPRIQTAMLDEQSLIVTYKNWRGEPRASVKKAEAHPGEFGDCIDCNQCVAVCPTGIDIREGPQIGCITCALCIDACDTVMKQVGRPRGLIDYATLADAEQEKQGQPATPVLKTLLRPRTLIYFGIWSAIGLGLLFMLGNRTRIDISAQQERNPIYVLLSDGDVRNAYTVRLRNMENRPREMEVSMAGLSGGRMWRGEDTEANAADRFVLTVAPDSVQKLTINVVAPYEGQQRDEFALSVKALDQQGGSDSHDVVFERPESQ; encoded by the coding sequence GTGAACGACATCCGCGACATTACCGATTCCCCCCTCGGTCAATATCAGAAGCGCAAGGGCGTCTTCCCCAAGGCCGTCGATGGACATTTTCGCCGCCTTAAATGGGCCATCATGCTCATCACGCTGGGCGTTTACTACATTACCCCCTGGCTGCGTTGGGACCGCGGGCCCTATGCGCCTGACCAGGCGGTGCTGGTCGATCTCGCGCACCGCCGTTTCTTCATGTTCGGCATCGAAATCTGGCCGCATGAATTTTACTATGTCGCCGGCCTGCTCATCATGGCCGGGATCGGCCTGTTCCTTCTGACCAGCGCGGTCGGCCGTGCCTGGTGCGGCTATGCCTGCCCACAGACGGTGTGGACCGATTTGTTCCAGCATGTCGAACGCTGGATCGACGGTGACCGCAATGCCCAGATCCGTCTCAACAATGCGCCATGGGGCCCGGCCAAGCTGGCTCGCCGCCTGACCAAATGGGGCGTGTGGCTGGCGATTGCGGTGGCCACCGGTGGTGCCTGGATATTCTATTTCGCCGATGCGCCCACCCTGGCGGCTGACCTGTTCAGCGGCACGGCGCCTTATGTCGCCTATTTCACCATTTTCATCCTGACGATGACGACGTTCATATTTGGCGGCTTCATGCGCGAACAGGTGTGCATCTACATGTGTCCCTGGCCGCGCATCCAGACGGCGATGCTCGATGAACAATCGTTGATCGTGACCTACAAGAACTGGCGGGGTGAACCGCGTGCCAGCGTCAAGAAGGCCGAAGCGCATCCTGGTGAATTTGGCGACTGCATAGACTGCAACCAATGTGTCGCTGTCTGCCCGACGGGTATTGATATTCGCGAAGGACCGCAGATCGGTTGCATCACCTGTGCCCTGTGCATTGACGCCTGTGACACGGTGATGAAGCAAGTCGGACGCCCGCGCGGCCTGATCGACTATGCGACGCTGGCGGATGCCGAACAGGAAAAGCAGGGTCAGCCTGCGACGCCGGTGCTCAAAACGCTGCTGCGGCCGCGCACGCTGATCTATTTCGGAATCTGGTCGGCAATCGGCCTCGGGTTGCTGTTCATGCTGGGCAACCGCACCCGTATCGACATCAGCGCCCAGCAAGAGCGCAACCCCATTTATGTGTTGCTGTCTGACGGCGACGTTCGCAACGCTTACACCGTGCGGCTGCGCAACATGGAAAACCGCCCGCGCGAAATGGAGGTCAGCATGGCTGGCCTGTCGGGCGGCCGGATGTGGCGCGGCGAAGACACCGAGGCCAATGCCGCAGACAGGTTCGTCCTTACGGTTGCACCGGACAGCGTCCAGAAACTGACAATCAATGTCGTCGCTCCCTATGAAGGGCAGCAACGCGACGAATTTGCCCTTTCGGTCAAGGCGCTTGACCAGCAGGGAGGCAGCGACAGCCATGATGTCGTGTTCGAGCGTCCGGAGAGCCAATGA
- the ccoN gene encoding cytochrome-c oxidase, cbb3-type subunit I — translation MEQVVSRAGVWLLVLLLAFVAMAAAADGGFAIHMGIVCLTALIGLYFTVSTADYSALGRGFLKAPDDQSRYYDDVIRWGVIATVFWGMAGFLVGVVIALQLAFPALNLGLEWTSFGRLRPLHTSAVIFAFGGNALIATSFYIVQRTCRARLAFPALSRFVFWGYQLFIVLAATGYLLGITQGKEYAEPEWYVDLWLTVVWVAYLVVFGGTILKRNEPHIYVANWFFLSMIITVAMLHLVNNISLPVSLVGAKSYSLFAGVQSAMTQWWYGHNAVGFFLTAGFLGMMYYFVPKQAERPVYSYRLSIIHFWSLIFLYIWAGPHHLHYTALPDWAQTLGMVFSVMLWMPSWGGMINGLMTLNGAWDKIRTDPIIRMMVMSIAFYGMSTFEGPMMSIKAVNSLSHYTDWTIGHVHSGALGWNGMVTFAAIYYLVPRLWGRERLYSLRMVNWHFWLATIGIVFYAAAMWVAGIMQGLMWREYGADGYLVYAFADTVAAMWPMYVMRAAGGLLYLTGAGLMVYNMWMTIAGRQRVEAAMGETIHDADKDHPIVQQPALAPAE, via the coding sequence ATGGAACAAGTGGTATCACGCGCGGGAGTATGGCTCCTTGTGCTGCTGCTCGCATTTGTCGCCATGGCCGCTGCGGCCGATGGCGGTTTTGCCATTCACATGGGCATTGTCTGCCTGACCGCGCTGATCGGGCTCTATTTCACGGTCAGCACGGCGGATTACAGCGCATTGGGCAGGGGCTTTCTGAAAGCGCCGGATGATCAATCGCGCTATTATGACGATGTCATCCGGTGGGGCGTCATTGCCACGGTGTTCTGGGGCATGGCGGGTTTTCTGGTCGGGGTGGTCATTGCCCTGCAGCTGGCGTTTCCGGCACTGAACCTGGGCCTGGAATGGACCAGTTTCGGCCGCTTGCGGCCACTGCACACATCAGCGGTGATCTTTGCCTTTGGCGGCAATGCGCTGATCGCGACGAGTTTTTACATCGTTCAGCGCACCTGTCGCGCGCGGCTCGCCTTCCCGGCGCTCTCCCGCTTTGTTTTCTGGGGTTACCAGCTGTTCATCGTCCTTGCGGCAACGGGCTATCTGCTCGGTATCACGCAAGGCAAGGAATATGCGGAACCCGAATGGTATGTTGACCTGTGGCTGACTGTCGTTTGGGTCGCCTATCTGGTGGTTTTTGGCGGGACGATCCTGAAGCGCAACGAACCGCACATCTATGTGGCCAACTGGTTTTTCCTGTCGATGATCATCACGGTGGCGATGCTCCACCTGGTCAACAACATCTCGCTGCCGGTCAGCCTGGTCGGCGCCAAGAGCTACAGCCTGTTCGCTGGCGTGCAGAGCGCCATGACGCAATGGTGGTATGGCCATAACGCGGTCGGCTTCTTCCTGACCGCCGGCTTCCTCGGCATGATGTATTATTTCGTGCCGAAACAGGCCGAACGGCCGGTCTACAGCTATCGCCTGTCGATCATCCACTTCTGGTCGCTGATCTTCCTCTACATCTGGGCTGGTCCGCACCATCTCCACTACACGGCGCTGCCCGACTGGGCGCAGACGCTGGGCATGGTCTTTTCGGTCATGCTATGGATGCCGAGCTGGGGCGGCATGATCAACGGCCTGATGACGCTGAACGGCGCCTGGGACAAGATCCGCACCGATCCGATCATCCGCATGATGGTGATGAGTATCGCCTTCTATGGCATGTCGACCTTTGAAGGCCCGATGATGTCGATCAAGGCGGTCAACAGCCTGTCGCACTATACCGACTGGACCATCGGCCACGTCCACTCCGGCGCGCTGGGCTGGAACGGCATGGTGACCTTTGCCGCCATCTATTACCTCGTCCCGCGCCTGTGGGGTCGTGAGCGGCTCTATTCGCTGCGGATGGTCAACTGGCACTTCTGGCTCGCGACGATCGGTATCGTCTTCTACGCCGCCGCTATGTGGGTCGCCGGCATCATGCAGGGGCTGATGTGGCGGGAATATGGGGCTGACGGATACCTCGTCTATGCCTTTGCTGACACCGTCGCCGCCATGTGGCCGATGTATGTGATGCGGGCCGCCGGGGGCCTTCTATACCTCACCGGTGCTGGCCTGATGGTCTACAACATGTGGATGACCATTGCCGGACGCCAGCGCGTTGAAGCCGCGATGGGTGAGACGATCCATGATGCCGACAAGGATCATCCGATCGTCCAGCAACCCGCCCTCGCACCCGCCGAATAA
- the ccoP gene encoding cytochrome-c oxidase, cbb3-type subunit III produces the protein MAKQRIDEPTGTQTVGHEWDGIEELNTPLPRWWLWTFYATVIFSIGYCIAYPAWPMIDSATKGALGWTSRGQLADEMAAEARRRGPVMSAIAATPLEDIAANAELRQVAINGGAAAFRANCVQCHGSGADGIRPGSGYPNLRDDEWLWGGDLQSIHFTLVHGIRNPDHGETRMSLMPAFGRDGILDARGVQDVVSHVRTISGQERASAASARGTTLFEANCAVCHGAAGEGNRTLGAPNLTDRIWLYGGSRQALTQTVTNSRQGVMPRWGHRLDETTVKMLAIYVHSLGGGEASPPTSTNPQTTAAAAAAPAAAAAPAAPATAARP, from the coding sequence ATGGCTAAACAACGCATCGATGAGCCTACCGGCACACAGACTGTGGGCCATGAATGGGATGGCATCGAAGAACTGAATACGCCCCTGCCGCGTTGGTGGCTATGGACCTTCTATGCGACGGTGATCTTTTCGATCGGCTATTGCATTGCCTATCCGGCCTGGCCGATGATCGACAGCGCGACAAAGGGCGCACTCGGCTGGACCAGCCGTGGCCAGCTGGCTGACGAGATGGCGGCCGAAGCCCGGCGTCGTGGTCCGGTGATGAGCGCTATCGCCGCCACGCCGCTGGAAGACATTGCCGCCAATGCCGAACTGCGACAGGTCGCGATCAACGGCGGGGCAGCTGCCTTCCGCGCCAATTGCGTGCAATGCCACGGATCGGGCGCCGATGGCATCCGTCCGGGCAGTGGCTATCCCAACCTGCGCGACGATGAATGGCTTTGGGGTGGTGATCTCCAGTCGATCCACTTCACCTTGGTGCATGGTATCCGCAATCCCGACCATGGCGAAACGCGCATGTCGCTGATGCCGGCCTTTGGCCGCGACGGCATACTTGATGCGCGGGGCGTGCAAGATGTCGTCAGCCATGTCCGCACGATCAGCGGTCAGGAGCGGGCCAGCGCGGCCTCGGCTCGCGGTACCACCCTGTTCGAGGCCAATTGCGCTGTCTGTCACGGCGCGGCCGGAGAGGGTAACCGCACGCTGGGTGCGCCCAACCTGACCGATCGCATCTGGCTCTATGGTGGCAGCCGCCAGGCATTGACCCAGACCGTCACCAACAGCCGCCAGGGCGTCATGCCGCGCTGGGGCCATCGCCTCGACGAAACGACGGTCAAGATGCTGGCCATCTATGTCCATTCGCTGGGCGGCGGTGAAGCCAGCCCGCCAACCTCCACCAACCCCCAGACGACCGCAGCCGCTGCTGCGGCACCGGCGGCAGCGGCAGCACCCGCTGCGCCGGCGACAGCGGCCCGGCCTTAA
- a CDS encoding FixH family protein: protein MMSAAAPQPRRVRPFTGRHMTIIIISFFAVVISVNLLMARLAVSTFGGKVVENSYVASQNFNDWLAEARAQKALGWRVTVARESDGRALVDARDASGQLFANARVTALARHPLGRRPDRRLSFSRIEDGRYVADQRLEAGRWTVIVTVADSGQLVRVVDDWS from the coding sequence ATGATGTCGGCTGCAGCCCCCCAGCCCCGCCGTGTGCGCCCATTCACCGGTCGTCACATGACCATCATCATCATCAGCTTCTTCGCTGTGGTGATCAGCGTCAACCTCCTCATGGCCCGCTTGGCCGTCAGCACATTTGGCGGCAAAGTCGTTGAAAACAGCTATGTCGCCAGCCAGAATTTCAACGATTGGCTGGCCGAGGCCCGCGCGCAGAAGGCGCTGGGCTGGCGGGTGACCGTCGCGCGGGAGAGCGACGGGCGGGCGCTGGTCGATGCCCGCGACGCCTCGGGTCAGCTCTTTGCCAATGCCCGGGTGACGGCCTTAGCCCGCCATCCACTGGGCCGTCGGCCTGACCGCAGGCTCAGCTTCTCAAGGATTGAAGACGGGCGCTATGTGGCTGATCAACGGCTGGAAGCAGGTCGCTGGACAGTGATTGTCACAGTTGCCGACAGCGGCCAGTTGGTGCGGGTTGTGGATGACTGGTCATGA